ACTCACAAGGGGCTGGTCACTTGTCCCCAACCTGCCCTGTGGCACTAAGGACACCAGAAAACACCACATACCTAACCCTACACATTTTACAGGTATGAAATAGAGGAGCTGTATTTCACATTCACCTGTGCTAGAGGTGAAAACACTTGAAGAATTCcctttgttttctgcagagctTTTCCAGCCCTCCCTCCTTACCTGTCATGTTTGTTCTCCTGCGCCGCTcgcagcagctcctggatgtTCTTGGTGatctgctctgttttcctgatCACATCTTCTGTACTGGGCAGACTGGAGCTGGGGGCTGGGTCTGTGTCCTCGGGGATGGAGCCCTCCCCCTGCCACACCACACTGCGctgcctgcccttcctgcccgacctgcagggagcagagcagggcttggaACGGGGACAGGGCAAAGCAGGGCTTggcatggggacacagagcagggcttggcatggggacacagagcagggcttggcatggggacacagcagtgccctgtcacccccagctgtgtcacagcacctaccctggctcctccagctccaCGGGGGTGGTGGGGTTGTCATAGTCACTCTCAGACACGCTGCTCTGCTTCTCCAGCTTGGAGGCCTGCAAGGAACAGATTTAGTTCAGCCtgtgcaggacagagcagctctgggctgggccagAGCCACGTGCTGTGCATGGGGATTTGCTCCTTGCACCACAGCTACTGCATtagcctggagctgctgtgcccctctccccatgccaggctgctgctcagctggtACCCAAAGCCCTGGGCattgccagcacagcccctggacACCCAGCAcggcaggacagacagacagacagagcaCAGCATCCTTCCCTGCCACTGAAACTGCCCCAGGGATACAACTGAGAGGCCACCAGGAGCTGAGGCCAAATGGAGAAGCAGCACCACGAAACAGGAGCCTGAACAGTGAATAAGAACCACTGGAGAGGGAGAGAACCCCAGAGAGGAGGAGGCCAGATGAAGAGTAGAGGAGAGGCCAGAGACCACAATGGGGAGGCTGAATGCAGAGTGGGAAGGCCACAGCAAAATGGGAGCCCAAAACAAGGGCTGAAGACTGTGGCAACTGGAAAGCCAAAATAAAGACAGGAGACAGAGATGGGGGAGCCCAAACTGCAGGTTTGGGTCTGAGGGCATGGATGGGACTGATGAGACCTGGAGCTCATCACAATTGGGGGCCAGAGGGGTTAAAGACCATTGCAAAGTGAAGCCCAAAACAGGGTGGGAGGCCAAAGTGTGAGGAACTGAGGCCCCTTGAATGCTTAATGCTGGAACAGAGGTGGAAGACCAAAGAAGTGAGAGTTCTGGATGCAACAAGGCCAAACCAACCATGAGAGTAGAGGGCCACAGAAGAAGTGtcaaaaggaggagaggagccaATTCCAAAGTGGAAGCTGAAATGAGAGCAGGAGGAATGCAGGGAAGCAGAGGCTGGATTGAGCTCTGTAGGCTCACTGCAAAGTGGGAGGCTGATCCCAGAAAAAAGGCTGAATGAAGAAAGGGATACCAAAATGAGCTTGGAGGGCAAATCCTCAGCCAGGCCCCAGGATCACCACACATCTGCTTCCCCAAGTCTTCTAAAAACTGCAAAGCTTCACCCAGGTGCCCAGCATGGTGTGTCTGGTGTCAAATACACCATGCTGGTGTCACTCTGATCCCAGAACAGCCCCAACAACCAGCCCTGAGGATCTTACAGAAACCCTGAAGTCATCATGAGGGAATCTCTAGGGTTAAACTGTAAGGGACACCTCTAATCTGCTGATCAAATAATATTTCTGCCTCAAGGACAGACCAAAAATGTCACCAGGAGCTGGTTTTCACTGGCTGAGATTCATTTGTTAAGCACTCATCTGATGTTAAACCCATCAAGTCTTAAGTGAAGCACCTGGAGTTAAGAACCTCTTTTCAATTTTACtctgcacagaaggaaaaaccagcattttttgAACACTCTTCTTTCAGGACAGCTGGTAAAGATCAGTTGTAAaagtaaaatgtattttgaagaTGAGGAACTATTTTATGTAGAGTCTGACCTTTGTCTGaccttttccctctcccaggTATAGAGACAACAATCCTAACAGTGGCAAAGCTCGACCATCTggtcagaaaaacaaacaacagtgATGAATTACAAGAAGAAGCTACTATGGAATCAGTAATATAGAATCAGCGTAGAATAAAAACAATCAACAAAACTCTGCAAGTTTTCAATACCAGACAGCACTGCAGCTAAACCCAGATTTCCATTTGGCCAAGCAGGATATTCCCTTGAAAGTTTTTCTTCTATCCTTACATGCAAATCtaatattttctaaatgaaTATGTCCAAATGTGGTACAGGATACAGTCAAAATAAAATGGGAACAGAAGGAATTAAAAAGCAAGATATGTGTCCTGGCAGAGAAAGTCCAGAGTAAACATTTAAACCCCCAAATTTGTTATCTGTAAGGCAAACAATCAATCAGAACCACCTGGATTGGTGCAAGACACCAGCCCCCAAGGAAAGCAGCTTTGAAGCTGGGCCTCATGCAATGCTTTTAGTCAGCAGGAGAGTTGTACATTGCCTTAGAAACATCAGTGAGAGCCTGGAAAATCAGTGTCCAAACAGCAGCCAGCTTGTCTtggggctgctgtgcagctgaAGGAGTGACCTGGAGAACTGTGCACGGTGTTAAAGGCTGAAGATGTGAAGTTAGAGAGAGGCAGAGCCCggagctgggggcagcaggaatgGAAGTGAGGAAATTCTGCTCCATGCAGGCTGGAAGGGCCAGGCAGTgagagggggaagagagaggaTGTGCTTCTGGGGAGATTGGCACCTCCTCCAGGGAAAAGACCGATGGGGAAGGTACTTAACCCTTCGTGTGCTCTCATCCCTCGACCAGGAGAGCGTGGAGGGGAAGGAAGGTAGAGATGAAGAGGAGGTCACAAACGCACTCCTCCCGATCTAAAAACGGGAaagacaaaaaccaaaaccaaaacacaaacaaactcTTAACTGAAATCAAAGGAACATTCTTAAAAGCATGGAGATGACACAAAGCAAGAATGATGTTGAGAATCTGGCTTAGGCTGAGGGGACTTAATTCTTTCAAAATACAATTGAATTCATGCTCATTCTAATTCTGAGATTCCAGAGGTGCCAAATTCCatggagaacaaaaaaaattcaccaCATGGCAATTTAACTAACTCCACAAAACAAATCAATGCCTTAGAACAGCCATTGCTATCCAAATTTCCACCCAAATGACCTATACAAAGCACTGCCACATTTTGCACACACAAATGAATTCTGACATTTCTTGCTGCCATTATATCAACATgacaatataatttaaaattatccaTATTTCATAgcttaaattaatttaattgatGATGGGGATTGGTTCCCTTGGTGTATTCAGCTGTCTTCTGTGGAATGTACATGGAATATTTGCTCTCCCTCATGCCAAAGGTaacttcaaaatacattttaaaggtCTTAATGATTTGactggaaggaaataaaagacatTGCTACTAAGAGGGAATGATATTGTCAAAAATCCACACAATTTCAATGTGTGTCTAAAAGATACTGTCCTGTATTCTAGCCCACCGGGCAATCTAAGAAAAATTAACTGTGCTAATTAATTAAATGCACTAGTATGTGTTGGGTCACTTCTATAAAGTGTGAACACTTCAGTGCAAAGTCCCTCTGGCCAACAGAGAACTCCCTCTCCACATCACACAGGAAAACACTAAACCAGAAGAATCTGCTTGACTGGCAGATCTAAACCATCTCCAGCCTCCAGCTCCAAATTCAGAATAAGAAACTGGTAGTCTGGAgaaaatttttcaattttattttatttttgtaaggtGGTTACGAAGTTCCACAAATTGATACCTGCATGTTTATCTCCAGAAAAATACACGAACTTTACCTACCTTCTTGGAATActattttcccttcccttcctggtTTTCAGACAATCACATATcgatattttatatatataaatatacacatacACTGCTTTTCAAACCATCAGGCTCCTGCAGACATGTTAATACAGCAAACATGAACAATTCTCACAGTTTTATCCcccctggtttttttttccccctctgaaGCAGAAGCTGAGTGAACGAGCGGCGTCGGAAGAGACAGCAAAGCTGAACATGAGAGGcagtgcagaagcagcagcacttttACTCACGTGtggagggaagggctgcagccTGGTGATGTTTTCCTCTGGGTAGGTGACCTCCCCCATGGGCAGGTAGGGCTTCTGCCCCGAGCCAGTCTCGTACATGGACATGGGCCTGCTGCCCCGGGCCGACGGGCGCCGCTTTAGGGAGGAATTGCTGCTGGGGTCTGGGTACTCAGAACCACTTTGCACCTGATAGATATTGGTTGTGGCCTGTCTTCTGAGGTTGGTATTTTCACTCTGGAGAGTTTGGAGCTGAAAGAAATGTGCAGCAGTGGGATTTGGTTTCCTAAGAGCAAGTGCCAAAAGCAAAGTGACCACGCGACACTCGCTTGTCAGCTGTACCAGAAAATCCAGGTACTGCTGCCTGTGGAatcatttctttttcaaaatctaCTTGGCTTGCTTGGTAAGCATAGAAACACTTTTGTTCCAGATCTGGAAATATTTAGGTGCTgatttccagcagctgctgggatgtAAACTAAAGTTAGATGTTAAAATTGGCTGCTGTagttaaaaacacaaaacccattCCCTCCAGCCTGCTCTACTGGCACAGGAATCCTGGGATGGAATGAGCCTGTGGGGGAAGGACTGCCAACACAACAGTTTTCCAAGCAAAGGGATCCATTGCAGCAGCCAATACAAGGACTTAGAAGACTTTAACATAAGGCCAGAGAAATCTGACaatgccagaattgcagcacAGACACCAGAGGCAGCACAAAGGAACTTGAGCTTGCTCTGCAAAGCGAGGAGAGAGCTCAGCTTATGAAAATTAGGCATCAGCTATGGCTAAGAAGCCAAcaagaaagcattttaaagctttttattattatgtatttatttgatAGTGAAAAAAGTACCAATTCTGATTATTTTGTGGACTTGGAGTAAGTTTGCTATATTAACACATCGAAAAGATGGGAACAAaaactgcaggacagcaaggaTCCTCCTTCTGCTTCACCATGAAAATATACTAAAGCCTCATTAATTCATAGGCcccaaaggttttttttttgccctaAATGATTATATATCTGTCTAAAGAAACtaagtgaaaaattatttcaattgaTGCAAGAGAAATGCTGAAACCAGTAGAAGTTGTTGAAACACCCTGAGATCTCCCAGTGTTCACCATTCCAAAAGAATAGAATTGGCACTTAACAGACAAGGATATTCCAATTAATCTGAGGGTAAGGAGCTAGCCCTTTCTAGCCAGCCAGACAGGATAGTGAACTCAGATATAAATTGTTCTTTACCCCACAAAAATAGAGATAAGTTCACACACACAAGGTGTGCTGGCATTGATTCCTCATTGTTTAAAGCTGCTTATATTGAAGCAAGACAGCAAAAACACCCAAGACTTGCAACAACTGTCCTGTCACTTGGAAAACTGATGTTAAAGTTTTGACATAAGTCAAATCATCCTCATGATTTGCAGGGCTGGATCACCACCACTTCAAAATGAGTTTTCTCACTATCCTAATACTGGATTATTTCATTCTCATTTCCAGCAGTTTTATTCTGACAATTTCAGATACCCCAAGAGCTGGAGGGAGGGGTTCCTCTGTTACCTTTTTCTGCATAATCCTCAGCTCGTCACTCAGGTTGATGTTCACTTTCATTAACTGCTGAATCTTCACCTCAGAAGCCACCAAGGCATTTTTAACCTGCATATATTCCTGGGCTGTCACTGGTCCATCTGACAAGTCTGAATCCAAGCTctaggaaaaaggaagagaaaaatacttaCACCattaagaagaagaaaacaagaaaatgagatttcaaCAGCTTTTCATGTACTTACTTTAAAGGCATCACAGTTCAAATTAAGTTGAAATTAATAAGAGCCATTAACCAGAATCATTTGAAGTCCTCTAGAAAATCCATCAGCTCTTAGCTcctctaaaaatattttcatcagaATTTCAGTgataaaatactgttttatgagggtgtttttaaaaacatgcaaTAAATAACTGCAAAGTTATCAAAGACAGACTGCTAAATATTCAGTATGCATTTCCAGGGAAGATTAAAGTAGAATCACCAGGTTTTACTGCCCTTTGATGCCATTCTGTATTATTCCAGGAATGGTTTAACTCACTTGGACACCATTGCTCTGCTGTATTTCTCCAGTGAGAAGCAGTAAATGTTTGTGAAATACCATGGAATCACTGATTTACAGCTTTCTGGCAGATCAAATTATTTCATCTATGCAATTAAATCTGTACCTTGTCTCCAGCCATACACATTACTTTTCTAGAGAGGCTTTTTTATACAATAAAAAATCCTTAAGCAACAGCATTTAAGAAAGTTCATAGACTGAGGCATaattacaaaattaattaaaatattaattttctgatAATTTATGCAAATGACCTTTATGAATAACACTTGAGGGTGTATCACTACTTCAATCCTACCTTCTGCCTGTTTGATTTAGCTGCATTTGTTTCCAGATCTGTATCTTCATCTGAAGCAACACTGTCATAATCAGGCTGGTCATTGTCCTGACTTTCACTGCTGTGCTGATTGCTGATTGATTTCAGGATCAGCTCCACATTTTCTGCAGATCAACACATGAAACACATACCACTAAGTCAGGAGAAGAAACAGAAGTtcataatttggaaaaaaaatttaatttagatCCACCAAGGAGGAATGAATGATTACTGTTCAAAACTTCAAAGTATtatggttttgtctttttatttcttctaagTGTTTGGGCAAATTAAAATAAGTGGTGAGAATCCTTTAGCAGCTTAATAAAAttcatataaattaaaaaaaacccagactaCATTGGATTAATGGATGTCAGcatgcaaatgaaaaatatagGGAAATATTAAAAGttagaaaagatttttttgatattttgtCTCCAGAGGGAAAAAGATATATGAAAACAATTTATAGATCTCTCTCATaattcagctctgctgaggggctctgggagtGATTGAACTACTGAAGAAGTGCCTGCAAAGGAGCTGGCAAGAAAAGCTCACTCACCTTTGGAACCAGTGAGAGAATTCCCCTGCTGTCTTCGTTTGGCATCACTTAAAATGTCTATAACCAGTGTAGCAAACTCGTGGGCATTAAATCGAGCCAGTTTCTGCCTTCCCTAAATGCAGAAtaaagcagaggaaagaaaagtacaTCCTGTATCAGAAGAACAGCAAAAAACTAAAATACACACTTGGAGTTGACTGCTCAACTACATTTACTGCAAAAAGTGTGATTTAAAGGgcaaatatgaaattattttaacctCTTTCCAAGCAGATGCAATTCTTCTACaataataaaatgcaataaagCAATATTACTTAGGCCAACTTAATTATCTGGGGGGTTATGTTATTTTTACAGTATTAAGATTTCATACCTGATTCCTGGTTGAAGAATATTCCGGATttacaggaagaaaagggaCCACAGTGGTCTCTGTCACGAGTGTGCTGTGGTTCTGAGTAGCAAGCCAAACtgctccagaggaaaaaaaaaagagggaataaCCTTCCTGTGCTGCTTGACAGTATTTCTTTGTCAAATAAAAGACTGCAATTTCAAACACAAACACAATCAATTCAGAGGAAAGCTTTTCCCCAGAGGGTTCTCTGCTCTGTGAAAacacaagatttttttcaattaacATCCCCTTCAGGCAATGCAAGACAAAGGAACTCCCCTCAGCAGTAATTGCTGAATACAGAAGCACTTGAACAGAACATGTGCTTGGATTGGAATTTTGTGTGTAAAGTGACAATCCAgacttgttttatttcattccaGAAAGTCTCACTCACCTGCATCTGTCTCCCTTCTGTCAACTTCATCATACACATCCATGGCAAGTTCTTCAAATAAGTGATTGCTTAGCTAAAGGTAAAGGAGAATAAATACAgtttgaaaagaaatgaaaccCAGTAAGATCTCTGATAACAGAAAATAACTGAGAAAG
This is a stretch of genomic DNA from Ammospiza nelsoni isolate bAmmNel1 chromosome 18, bAmmNel1.pri, whole genome shotgun sequence. It encodes these proteins:
- the GIT2 gene encoding ARF GTPase-activating protein GIT2 isoform X2, translated to MAKRLRSSEVCADCSAQDPCWASINRGILICDECCSVHRSLGRHISQVRHLKHTPWPPTLLQMVETLYNNGANSIWEHSLLDPASVMSGRRKASPQDKVHPNKAEFIRAKYQMLAFVHRLPCREDDSVTAKDLSKQLHSSVRTGNLETCLRLLSLGAQANFFHPEKGNTPLHVAAKAGQTLQAELLAVYGADPGTQDSNGKTPVDYARQGGHHELAERLVEIQYELTDRLAFYLCGRKPEHKNGQHFVIPQMADSLDVSELAKAAKKKLQSLSNHLFEELAMDVYDEVDRRETDAVWLATQNHSTLVTETTVVPFLPVNPEYSSTRNQGRQKLARFNAHEFATLVIDILSDAKRRQQGNSLTGSKENVELILKSISNQHSSESQDNDQPDYDSVASDEDTDLETNAAKSNRQKSLDSDLSDGPVTAQEYMQVKNALVASEVKIQQLMKVNINLSDELRIMQKKLQTLQSENTNLRRQATTNIYQVQSGSEYPDPSSNSSLKRRPSARGSRPMSMYETGSGQKPYLPMGEVTYPEENITRLQPFPPHIGRSAFVTSSSSLPSFPSTLSWSRDESTRRASKLEKQSSVSESDYDNPTTPVELEEPGSGRKGRQRSVVWQGEGSIPEDTDPAPSSSLPSTEDVIRKTEQITKNIQELLRAAQENKHDSYIPCSERIHVAVTEMAALFPKKPKSELVRTSLRLLTSSAYRLQSECRKALPAEPSPAPDMQLVTQQVIQCAYDIAKAAKQLVTITTKENNN
- the GIT2 gene encoding ARF GTPase-activating protein GIT2 isoform X3; amino-acid sequence: MAKRLRSSEVCADCSAQDPCWASINRGILICDECCSVHRSLGRHISQVRHLKHTPWPPTLLQMVETLYNNGANSIWEHSLLDPASVMSGRRKASPQDKVHPNKAEFIRAKYQMLAFVHRLPCREDDSVTAKDLSKQLHSSVRTGNLETCLRLLSLGAQANFFHPEKGNTPLHVAAKAGQTLQAELLAVYGADPGTQDSNGKTPVDYARQGGHHELAERLVEIQYELTDRLAFYLCGRKPEHKNGQHFVIPQMADSSLDVSELAKAAKKKLQSLSNHLFEELAMDVYDEVDRRETDAVWLATQNHSTLVTETTVVPFLPVNPEYSSTRNQGRQKLARFNAHEFATLVIDILSDAKRRQQGNSLTGSKENVELILKSISNQHSSESQDNDQPDYDSVASDEDTDLETNAAKSNRQKSLDSDLSDGPVTAQEYMQVKNALVASEVKIQQLMKVNINLSDELRIMQKKLQTLQSENTNLRRQATTNIYQVQSGSEYPDPSSNSSLKRRPSARGSRPMSMYETGSGQKPYLPMGEVTYPEENITRLQPFPPHASKLEKQSSVSESDYDNPTTPVELEEPGSGRKGRQRSVVWQGEGSIPEDTDPAPSSSLPSTEDVIRKTEQITKNIQELLRAAQENKHDSYIPCSERIHVAVTEMAALFPKKPKSELVRTSLRLLTSSAYRLQSECRKALPAEPSPAPDMQLVTQQVIQCAYDIAKAAKQLVTITTKENNN
- the GIT2 gene encoding ARF GTPase-activating protein GIT2 isoform X1, whose protein sequence is MAKRLRSSEVCADCSAQDPCWASINRGILICDECCSVHRSLGRHISQVRHLKHTPWPPTLLQMVETLYNNGANSIWEHSLLDPASVMSGRRKASPQDKVHPNKAEFIRAKYQMLAFVHRLPCREDDSVTAKDLSKQLHSSVRTGNLETCLRLLSLGAQANFFHPEKGNTPLHVAAKAGQTLQAELLAVYGADPGTQDSNGKTPVDYARQGGHHELAERLVEIQYELTDRLAFYLCGRKPEHKNGQHFVIPQMADSSLDVSELAKAAKKKLQSLSNHLFEELAMDVYDEVDRRETDAVWLATQNHSTLVTETTVVPFLPVNPEYSSTRNQGRQKLARFNAHEFATLVIDILSDAKRRQQGNSLTGSKENVELILKSISNQHSSESQDNDQPDYDSVASDEDTDLETNAAKSNRQKSLDSDLSDGPVTAQEYMQVKNALVASEVKIQQLMKVNINLSDELRIMQKKLQTLQSENTNLRRQATTNIYQVQSGSEYPDPSSNSSLKRRPSARGSRPMSMYETGSGQKPYLPMGEVTYPEENITRLQPFPPHIGRSAFVTSSSSLPSFPSTLSWSRDESTRRASKLEKQSSVSESDYDNPTTPVELEEPGSGRKGRQRSVVWQGEGSIPEDTDPAPSSSLPSTEDVIRKTEQITKNIQELLRAAQENKHDSYIPCSERIHVAVTEMAALFPKKPKSELVRTSLRLLTSSAYRLQSECRKALPAEPSPAPDMQLVTQQVIQCAYDIAKAAKQLVTITTKENNN